The proteins below come from a single Triticum aestivum cultivar Chinese Spring chromosome 5D, IWGSC CS RefSeq v2.1, whole genome shotgun sequence genomic window:
- the LOC123125811 gene encoding putative protein TPRXL — MAGLARFILLLLLVLAVPVAQPTPYSDNLQDACNKTLFPKVCIQALTGNPETRTADARRLAELSVNFAKQAGTKVAALAHDELNGVKADDVLFKCLDSCSDDIEEAVAHLSGLCREVTDSKFLEVKSWLSATLGGSSTCEESCKDAPASDAKTLVVAKSIEFEKLLRVTLDLITEASGSMSASGSMSGDVAVPPTPYDGSASGSYGASAPDSYSASASESSQSASAPESSGSASAPESSGSASAPESSGSASAPSSEAPSADASAPSNAPTSEAPSAGAPGPSYGSSSSSAPSSEAPSSDASAPSSDAPAPSNAPTSDAPSAGAPGPSYGSSVPSSEAPSSDAPTPSSAPTSDAPSSGSPGRSYGSASGPSADAPSPSPSDADAPSSGSAGAPSSGSAGAPSSGSAGAPSYGSAGAPSPSDAGAPDADSPA, encoded by the coding sequence ATGGCCGGTCTGGCTCGCttcatcctcctcctgctcctcgtcctcgccgtccccgtcgctcAGCCTACCCCCTACAGCGACAACCTCCAGGACGCGTGCAACAAGACGTTGTTCCCCAAAGTGTGCATCCAGGCGCTGACGGGCAACCCGGAGACCCGGACAGCGGACGCGCGCCGGCTGGCCGAGTTGTCCGTGAACTTCGCCAAGCAGGCGGGCACCAAGGTGGCAGCGCTCGCTCACGACGAGCTCAACGGTGTCAAGGCGGATGACGTCCTGTTCAAGTGCCTCGACAGCTGCTCCGACGACATTGAAGAGGCGGTGGCGCACCTGAGCGGCCTCTGCCGCGAGGTCACCGACAGCAAGTTCCTCGAGGTCAAGTCGTGGCTGTCCGCGACGCTGGGCGGCTCGTCAACCTGTGAGGAGAGCTGCAAGGACGCGCCCGCCAGTGATGCCAAGACGTTAGTCGTAGCCAAGAGCATCGAATTCGAGAAGCTGCTCCGCGTCACGCTCGACCTCATCACCGAGGCATCCGGCTCCATGTCCGCGTCCGGCTCCATGTCCGGCGACGTCGCGGTGCCGCCCACGCCGTATGATGGCAGCGCTTCAGGATCCTATGGTGCCAGCGCGCCGGACTCCTACAGTGCCAGCGCATCCGAGTCGTCCCAGAGTGCAAGCGCACCCGAGTCGTCCGGGAGTGCCAGCGCACCGGAGTCGTCCGGGAGTGCCAGCGCACCCGAGTCGTCCGGGAGTGCCAGCGCGCCCAGCTCCGAAGCACCATCCGCTGATGCGTCGGCGCCCTCGAACGCACCAACCTCCGAGGCACCGTCAGCTGGCGCGCCAGGCCCCTCCTATGGCTCCAGCTCCAGCAGCGCACCGAGCTCCGAAGCACCATCCAGTGATGCGTCGGCGCCATCCAGTGATGCGCCGGCGCCATCGAACGCTCCAACCTCCGACGCACCATCAGCTGGCGCGCCAGGCCCCTCCTACGGCTCCAGCGTACCGAGCTCCGAAGCACCATCCAGTGATGCGCCGACGCCCTCGAGCGCACCAACCTCCGACGCACCCTCAAGTGGCTCGCCAGGCCGCTCCTATGGCTCCGCCAGCGGGCCATCTGCCGATGCACCGTCGCCATCCCCATCGGACGCCGACGCGCCATCTTCCGGGTCTGCCGGCGCACCATCATCAGGGTCTGCCGGCGCGCCATCATCAGGGTCTGCCGGCGCACCATCGTACGGGTCTGCCGGCGCCCCGTCCCCGTCCGACGCCGGCGCTCCTGATGCCGATTCACCTGCATGA